ACGCAAGTCCTGCGCAATGATGGTGCCTGACGGATCGATGAGGAAATTGGCCGGCACAGCTTTTACACCGTAAGCAACAGCAATTTCATTATTCCATCCTTTGAGATCGCTTACCTGCGTCCAGGTAAGGCCATCCTTCTCAATGGCTTTGATCCAGGGGTCGCGGGTTTTATCGAGGGATACGCCCAGTACATTGAATCCTTTGGACCCGAAAATATCCATCTGTTTGCGAAGATTGGGATTCTCTGCACGGCAAGGGCCACACCAGGACGCCCAGAATTCGAGCAGTACATATTTTCCCTTGTAGGTGTTCAGTGTTATCGTTTGTCCATCAACGGCAGTTTGTGCAAATGACAGCGCTTTGTTGCCAGTTTTTATCTTACTGAGCAATTCCATGCGGCGTGTAAGCTCCTGTCCCTGCAAAGATGCTTTCACTTTTGCATCCAGGGCTTCATACATCGGCCTGCATTCATCCAGCGTTTTATTGTTTACGTACATCAGCAATTCCCTGGCGCTGATCGGGCTGGACGGATGCTGTCTGATATAGTTCTTACGGATCTCGTACTCATAGGCATACCATTTATTACCATCTGCTTCCAGCAATCTTGCCCTGGCTGTATCGCCGGACTGCTTTGCATTCCAGGCTTCGGTAAAAATATTGTTCACCCATTTACGGTTGGCCATTATCTCCTGATTGAACAGGGCATAATCATTCACTATTGCAGAGCCTGCTACTTTCAGATTGTCAGTTGCACCTCTTACTTCAAC
This portion of the Pseudobacter ginsenosidimutans genome encodes:
- a CDS encoding TlpA disulfide reductase family protein, which codes for MKLKKNITLGLFISASVTALAWQQSGKPESFAVNGNLSGFNDSIVYLTYGTFDDTKIDSAKVTDGKFTFKGRVEEPVQGMLFSRDYKLRLDLFVDKGAVEVRGATDNLKVAGSAIVNDYALFNQEIMANRKWVNNIFTEAWNAKQSGDTARARLLEADGNKWYAYEYEIRKNYIRQHPSSPISARELLMYVNNKTLDECRPMYEALDAKVKASLQGQELTRRMELLSKIKTGNKALSFAQTAVDGQTITLNTYKGKYVLLEFWASWCGPCRAENPNLRKQMDIFGSKGFNVLGVSLDKTRDPWIKAIEKDGLTWTQVSDLKGWNNEIAVAYGVKAVPANFLIDPSGTIIAQDLRGEALNQKLKEIFK